A portion of the Brassica napus cultivar Da-Ae unplaced genomic scaffold, Da-Ae ScsIHWf_13;HRSCAF=28, whole genome shotgun sequence genome contains these proteins:
- the LOC106419761 gene encoding 26S proteasome non-ATPase regulatory subunit 13 homolog B: MAALQYLESQKNAHPELTEWYNSLADLYQKKLWHQLTVKLEQFIALPVFQAGDALIQLYNNFITDFETKINLLKLAHFAVVVSRQYPEKEAAVSYLQGVIEKLRATKESRISEPVSYVETQIALFKLEQGDQKECKKILDDVKTSLDSMTDIDPSVYANFFCVSSQYHKFRQEFSDFYKNALLYLAYTSVESLSESFKLDLAFELSLSALLGENIYNFGELLAHPVLKSLLGTNVEWLYHILQAFNHGDLVQYQELCRVHNAALSAQPALVENEKKLLEKINILCLIEIIFSRPAEDRTIPLSVIAERTKLSIEDVEHLLMKSLSVHLIEGIIDQVDGTVHVSWAQPRVLGIPQIKSLRDQLDSWVDKVHTTLLSVEAETPDLVAA, translated from the exons ATGGCTGCTCTACAATACCTCGAATCTCAGAAAAACGCGCACCCAGAGCTCACCGAGTGGTACAATTCGCTCGCAGATCTGTACCAGAAGAAGCTCTGGCACCAGCTCACCGTCAAGCTCGAGCAGTTCATCGCTCTCCCCGTCTTTCAG GCTGGAGATGCTTTGATTCAGCTATACAACAACTTCATAACCGACTTTGAGACCAAAATCAACCTTCTGAAGCTCGCGCACTTCGCGGTTGTAGTCTCCAGGCAGTACCCTGAGAAAGAAGCTGCGGTCAGTTATCTCCAAGGAGTGATTGAGAAGCTTAGAGCGACTAAAGAGTCACGTATCAGTGAGCCTGTTAGCTATGTAGAGACGCAGATAGCTTTGTTCAAGCTTGAGCAAGGTGACCAGAAGGAATGCAAGAAGATACTGGACGATGTGAAAACCTCTCTTGATAGTATGACCGACATCGACCCATCGGTCTACGCCAACTTCTTCTGTGTGTCTTCTCAGTACCATAAGTTCCGTCAAGAGTTTTCTGATTTCTACAAGAATGCTCTTCTTTACCTCGCTTATACTTCTGTGGAGTCACTCTCTGAGTCGTTTAAGCTG GACTTGGCTTTTGAACTGTCGCTGTCAGCTCTACTTGGAGAGAATATTTACAACTTTGGGGAACTGTTGGCCCATCCAGTT CTGAAGAGTCTGCTTGGAACAAATGTGGAGTGGCTTTACCACATTCTGCAGGCGTTCAACCACGGTGATTTGGTTCAGTACCAAGAACTCTGCCGTGTTCACAATGCAGCCTTGAGCGCACAGCCAGCGCTGGTTGAGAATGAGAAGAAGCTGTTGGAGAAGATCAACATTCTCTGCCTTATTGAGATCATTTTCAG CCGACCAGCTGAAGATAGGACCATACCGTTGAGTGTCATTGCTGAGCGTACTAAGCTTTCAATCGAAGATGTTGAGCACCTTCTCATGAAGAGTTTATCT GTGCACTTGATAGAGGGGATAATAGATCAGGTGGATGGAACTGTGCATGTTTCATGGGCGCAACCGAGGGTGCTAGGGATACCTCAGATCAAGTCATTGAGGGATCAGCTTGATAGTTGGGTTGATAAGGTTCACACTACCTTGTTATCCGTTGAGGCTGAGACACCTGATCTTGTTGCAGCTTAA
- the LOC125597234 gene encoding uncharacterized protein LOC125597234: protein MSEEELQESDVIFSDDYFINSNKNNNNENNKRKKPTTVKKSSPVTIPSRTTFRWPEVEEEEDESEMTPPHVIIRKRRMEEQMAFSFSTLKGRDLSRHRISVLRMTGFLEA from the coding sequence ATGTCAGAAGAAGAACTTCAAGAATCAGACGTTATATTTTCCGACGATTATTTCATAAACAGCAACAAGAATAACAACAAcgaaaacaacaaaagaaagaaaccaaCGACGGTGAAAAAGTCATCTCCGGTAACAATTCCATCGAGAACTACATTCCGGTGGCCGGAAgttgaagaggaggaggatgagAGTGAAATGACGCCGCCACATGTCATCATCCGAAAACGAAGAATGGAGGAGCAAATGGCGTTTTCGTTTAGTACCCTTAAAGGAAGAGACCTGAGTCGTCACCGTATCTCGGTTCTTAGGATGACCGGTTTTTTGGAAGCTTAA